The following is a genomic window from Devosia neptuniae.
GCGACATCGGAGGTGATGTCGAATTCGATGCGCAATGTATTCTCGCCAACACGGACCTTGCCGGTGACGTCGATATCGTTGCGGACGAAAGAATTCTGGGTTTTGGCGATGATTTCGCCATTGAGCAGGATGGTGGCGATGCAATCGACTTCGGCCAGGGTCAGCGTCAGATAGCCCTCGATATCGGCCGCCGTCGCGGTGAAATCGCGTTCGACATTCCAGGCCGTTTCACCGACCCACATGACGGTTTTTTCGTTCTCACCGTAATAGGGATCGGGCAGCCGATCGGCGGCCAGCAGGGCCGAATGCACATCGCCGGGCAGCGTGATCGGCACCGCGATATCGCTGGTCGGTGAGGACAGGTTGAAGACGCCGCCCAGATCGAGGGCGGAATAGGCCGGTGCTGACATTGAGATCTCCTCCAAGACGCCGCGAGCGGGCATCTGTCCTTGCGAAGTGCTTATGCAATCGATTTCGGAAACGGTTTTTAGCCTGTTCGGGCCGAATCGCCAATGGGCGAAAGCAGATTTTTGCAACGTTGCGGAAGCCGGCAACTAGGTCAGCACGGGTTACCGATGTATTAGGGGTTGATTGCGTAATATGCCCCGACGAGGGGGCTCGTAGACCATGTCGCTATTTGACAGATTGGCCGGGCGCTATGCCCCGCGGCCGAAAAACCAGGAGCTTGCGCTGGCCCAGGCGCGCTCCTTCATCCGCCAGGCTCCCGTGCTTTATGCCATCCTCGTGGCCAACAGCATTTTGCTGGCCCTAACACAGAGCACGGCGCCGGCCATGTTGCGCTATGGCGTGCCCTGCCTGCTCATACTGGCGTGCCTTGCACGGCTGGGCATGTGGTGGAGCAAACGACATCGCGATCTCACGGGCGAGCAAGCCGCTGCCTTGCTCACCAGCACAACCTATGTGGCCATTTCGCTGTCGCTGGCGTTCTCGGCCTGGGCGCTGGCGCTGTTTCCGCATGGCGATGCCTTTCAGCAGGCGCATGTGGTGTTCTACATGGCCATTACCAGCATTTGCTGTCTGTTCTGCCTCAGCTATCTGCGGGTCGCAGCGGCTTTGTCGGCACTGGGCGTGCTGGTGCCGTTCTTTGGCTTTTTCGCCTTTAGCGGCAATCCGGTACTGTTGGTGCTGGCGATCAATCTGCTGCTGATCACCCTGGCCTTGCTGGTGGTGGTGGCGGGCAATTCGCGTGATTTCGCAGCTCTTGTCGCTTCCCGTTCGGAGACGGCGCGGCAGCAGGATGAGGCGCAAAACCTCTATGCGGAAAACGAGCGGCTGGCGCATCTGGATAGCCTGACCGGATTGCCCAACAGGCACACTTTTCACCGCGAATTGCAGGCGCGGCTGGATGCGGCTGCCGCCGCTGGCAAACGGCTGAGCGTGGCGCGGCTCGATCTCGACAAGTTCAAATCGGTCAACGAGATTTTCGGCCACGCCGCGGGTGATCGTGTGCTGCAGGAAGTCGCCAACCGCACCCGCGCGCTGGGCGCCTATGTGGCCCGGCTCGACAATGCCCAGTTCGGATTGATCTGCGACGAACCGCGTACCGAGACGCAGGCCGCCGCATGGGGCGAGACATTGTGCACGGTGGTGCGCCGCCCTTTCGTCTTTGCCGAGGCGAGCTTGCATGTCACGGCGTCGGCCGGGGTGGCGCTGTCGCAGCCGGGGGACCGGGCCGAAATCCTGTTCGATCGAGCCGACTACGTGACGTCGGTCGCCAAGCGAGAGGCGCGGGGCGGCGCGGTGGTGTTCTCCGCTCGGCACGAGGAGGAAATCAGCCGGGTGCGCGCGATGGAGCACGCCTTACACACGGCCGATCTCGATGAAGAAATCTATGTGCTGTTCCAGCCGCAATTCGATATCTCGCTCGACCGCGTGACCGGCTACGAAGTGCTGGCGCGCTGGCGCAGTCCGGTATTGGGTGAGGTATCGCCAGCCGACTTCATTCCGATGGCCGAGCATTCCGGCATCGTGCCCAAGATCACGCAGGCGGTGGTGCGCAAGGCCCTGGCGGTGATCGACCAATTGCCGCCGCCGATGCGGCTCTCGGTCAACCTCTCGGCGCATGATGTCAGCTCGATGACCGCCATCGAGGGCATCGTGTCCCTGATCGGGAAGGCGGGAACGCCCTGCCGGATCGATTTTGAAATCACCGAAACGGCGGTGATGGGCGATATGCAACAGGCCAATGCGGCGCTGCTGGCGCTGTTGGCGCTGGGGTCGCGGATTGCGCTGGATGATTTCGGCACCGGCCATTCGAGCCTGACGCATGTGCAGAAGCTGCCGCTGGACCGCATCAAGATCGACCGCAGCTTCGTGGCCGTGGTCAATAGCGACGCGACCAGCCGCGCCATCATCAAGACCACGATCGATCTGTGCCGCAATCTGGGTGTGTCCTGCGTGTTCGAAGGGATCGAGACGGAGGAACAGCTTGAGGCCTTGCTGGGCTTGGGCGGCTCGGTGATGCAGGGCTATCTGTTTGGCCGGCCGATGACCCAGCAGATGATGCTGGAAAAGCTGTCGAGCCCGCAGCCGGGCTGGCAGGCCAGCCGTAACCGCCTGTTTGGCGCCGGAAAGTAAACGAGCCCCGCCATATTGGCGGGGCCCATCTGGATTATTGCGCTGCTTCTTCAGGCTGGTCGGCATCGATGAAGCCGCCGGACTGGCGGTGCCAGAGGCTGGCATAAATGCCGCCGGTTTCGAGCAATTGGGCATGGGTGCCCTGTTCGACCACGACGCCCTTATCGAGGACCACCAGCCGGTCCATCATGGCGATGGTGGAGAGGCGGTGGGCAATGGCGATCACCGTCTTGCCCTTCATCAGCAATTGCAGCTGGCCCTGGATCGCCGCTTCGACCTCGCTGTCGAGGGCGGAGGTGGCTTCGTCGAGCACCAGGATCGGCGCATTCTTGAGCAGGACGCGGGCGATGGCGATACGCTGGCGCTGTCCGCCCGAAAGCTTGACGCCCCGCTCGCCGACATGGGCATCGAAGCCCTTGCGGCCTTGCAGATCGCTCAGCCCCTCGATGAAGCTTGTGGCCTCGGCAAGGTCAGCGGCTTCGCGCATCATCTCCTCGGTCGCGTCGGGGCGACCATAGACGATGTTGTCGCGCACCGAGCGGTGCAGCAGAGACGTATCCTGCGTCACCACGCCGATATTGGCGCGCAGGCTATCCTGCGTGACCTTGGCGATGTCCTGCCCATCCACGAAGATATGGCCATCGGCGCGATCGTAGAAGCGGAGCAGCAGGTTGACGATGGTCGACTTGCCGGCGCCGGAGCGACCAACCAGGCCGATCTTTTCGCCCGGACGGATATGCAGGTTGAGATGGTCGATCACGCCGGTTTTCTTGCCGTAGTGGAACGAGACATTCTCGAACTTGATATCGCCCTTGACGGTGCCGATGGGCTGGGCGCCCGGAGCATCGGAGACGACGCGGGGAAGCGAGAAGGACGCAATGCCATCCTTGACCGTGCCGATATTTTCGAACAGGGCCGACATTTCCCACATCACCCATTGGCTCATGCCCTGGAAGCGCATGACGAGGCCCAGCGAAACGGCCAGGGCGCCCGGGCTCATCAAGCCCTGCATCCACAGCCAGATGCCGGTTGCCCCTACCGCAAAGAGCAGTAGCGCATTGGACCACAGCACCAGCATGTTGAGCACGGTGAACAGGCGCATCTGCCGGTAGACGGTGTCGAGGAACTCGTCCATCGCCTCCTTGGCATAGCCCTCCTCGCGATTGGAATGGCTGAAGAGCTTCACCGTGGCGATATTGGTGTAGCTGTCGACGATGCGGCCGGTCATCATCGAGCGGGCATCAGCCTGCGCCTGGGAAATCTTGCCCATGCGCGGGATGAAATAGAACATCATCGAGACATAGGCGGCGAGCCAGACCAGGAAGGGAATGGCCAGCCTCCAATCGGCCGAAGCCGCCAGGATCACCGCGCCGGTGAAGTACACGACGACATAGACCAGCATGTCGAGCAGCTTCATGACCACTTCGCGCACCGCGAGCGAGGTCTGCATCAACTTGGCGCCAATGCGGCCGGCAAACTCATCCTGGAAATAGCTCATCGACTGGCGGATGAGGTAACGATGGCTCATCCAGCGGATGCGCTGCGGGAAATTGCCCAGCAAGGTCTGGTGCATGGTCAGCGTCGACACCAGCGCGAATGCTGGCAGGACGAAGATGACCATCGCGCCCATAAGGGCGAGCTTCCAGCCGTCGGTTTGCAGGAAGGTGTCGGGATTTGCCCCGGCCAGCCAGTTCACCACATCGCCGATAAAGCCGAAGATGATGATTTCGCCAATGGCCACGGCCGCGGCAGCAAACGCCATCAGCGCCAGCCACTTCTTGGCGCCCTGGCTGTAATAGAGGCAGAACGCCAGCAAGCCCTTGGGCGGCTCGGTTGGTTCCGTCGAGGGGTAGGCTTCCAGGCGCCGTTCAAACCAACGCAACATTGTTATTCACCATAGTTTCTGGCCCGCGGGCCCAGCGTTCATGGCCAGAGCCTCTAAGACCTCAAGCATGGTTGAGGTCAAGGCAGAACTGACCGATGGCGCGTAAAGCCGGACGGGAAATTTGGATACCGCGCTCGATACGCCCGCAATTGGCCAGAGGAGCAGCGTGTCGCAACCAACGGTAGCGTCTTCTCCCCTATGCCTCCACCCTGGCGAGAAAGAAAGAACCGATGCAGTCGCGAGCCCGTTAAGATACACCAAAGAACCGAGTCTGCTGTAGCCGGGCAGACACACTTATTTTCAGACTGTCAGTGACTGGATGTAGCCATGCGCACGGAAACCGAGCACACGATCTATCTCAAGGATTATGCCCCCAGCCCCTACAAAATCACGGCGGTCGATCTCGATTTCCGCATTCTGGCCGACACGACCCGGGTGCGCGCGCTGCTGACCATAGAGCCGCAGGCCGAGACTGCGCCGGGCACGCCGCTGGTGTTGGACGGGGATGGGCTCAAGCTCAGTTCGGTGGCCATCGATGGCGCGCCGCTGGCGCTTGTTGCCTATGCGGCCGATGACAATGGCCTGACCATTATCGAGCCGCCGCTGCGCCGCTTCGTGCTGGAAACCGAAGTCACGCTCAAGCCTGAGGGCAATCTCAAGCTGATGGGGCTCTACCGCTCGAGCGGCACCTGGTGCACGCAATGCGAGCCCGAGGGGTTCCGTCGCATCACCTATTATCTCGACCGGCCGGATAATCTGGCAACGTTCAAGGTGACGATGACAGCGCCGCGCGACCTTGCGCCGGTGCTGCTGGCCAATGGCAATCTGGTGGGTCAGGGCGATGCGGGCGACGGCATGCATTTTGCCGTGTGGGAAGACCCGTTCCCCAAGCCGGCTTATCTCTTCGCGCTGGTGGCGGGGGATCTCGGCTCGATCACCGACAGCTTCACCACCGCCTCCGGCCGCAAGGTGGACCTGGCGATCTATTGCGAGCATGGCAAGGAAGACCAATGCCTGTGGGCGATGGACAGCCTCAAGCGCTCGATGGCCTGGGACGAAAAGCGCTTCGGGCGCGAATATGACCTCGACATCTTCAACATCGTCGCTGTCTCCGATTTCAATTTCGGCGCGATGGAAAACAAGGGCCTCAATATCTTCAACGACAAGCTGGTCTTCGCCCAGCCGGCAACGGCGACCGATGCCGATTATGAGAATATCGAGCGCGTCATCGCACATGAATATTTCCACAATTGGACTGGCAACAGAATCACTTGCCGGGACTGGTTCCAGCTCTGCCTCAAGGAAGGGCTGACGGTTTATCGCGACCAGGAATTCACCAGCGACGAGCGCAGCCGGGCGGTGAAGCGCATTTCGGATGTGGTGACGTTGCGCTCGGCGCAGTTCCCCGAGGATGGCGGCCCGCTGGCCCATCCGGCGCGGCCGGACCAGTATCGCGAGATCAACAATTTCTATACGCCCACCGTCTACGAAAAGGGCGCCGAGATCGTGCGCATGCTGGCGACGCTGTTGGGCGAAGCCGGTTTCCGCAAGGGAATGGACCTCTATTTCGAGCGCCATGATGGCGAGGCGACCACGATCGAGGCCTTTCTTGCCGTGTTTGCCGAAGCCAATGGCGTGGACCTTGAGCAGTTCAAGACCTGGTATCTGCAGGCCGGCACGCCGCGCCTGACCATGAGCGACAGCTATGATGCAGTCAGCCAGACCTATACGCTCAAGCTGAGCCAGGAGACGCTGCCGACGCCGGGCCAGCTGACAAAGCAGGCGCTGGTGCTGCCTATCAAGTTCGGGCTGATCGGCCCCAATGGCAGCCCGATGGGCTGGAGCGCGGTGAGCGGCGGCGAGGTGCGGGACGACATGATCGTGCTGCGCGAGGCCAGCGCGGAGATCACCTTCAAGGGCATTGCCAACAAACCGGTGCCATCGCTGCTGCGCGAGTTCTCGGCGCCGGTGAACCTCGACACCAATCTGACGCAGGACGACCGCCTGTTCCTCGCCCAGCATGACAGTGATCCCTATGGGCGCTGGCAGGCTTTGCAGGATGTGGCGACCGCGCTGGCGGTGGACGCAGCGACGGGCAAGCCTTGGTCCGATGCGGCGGTTGCAGGCTTGAGCCGGGCCATGGCCGATACGCTGGCCAACAAGGACCTCGACGACGCGTTCAAGGCACTGGCCCTCGGCCTGCCGGGCGAGGCGGTGATTGGGCGCACTATCGGCAAGGATATCGACCCGGCACGCATTCACGAGGTCCGGAACGCCTTGACCAAGGCGGTGTTTGGCCCGCTGGGCCGCGATTTGCTGATTGCCTATACCAACCTGTCGAGCACCCTGCCCTATCAGCCGGATGCGGCGAGCACCGGCCGGCGCGCGCTGCGCAATCGGGTTCTGGCGCTGCTGGTCGGTAGCGAGGCGGCGGGGGCGTCAGCTCTGGCCGCCTCGCAATATGCCGAAGCGACCAATATGACGGACCGCTATGCGGCGCTGACCATTTTGGGCAGCGCCTGGACGGCGGAAGCGCCGACCGTGCTGGCCGATTTCCGCACCCGCTTCACTGCCAATCCGCTGGTGTTCGACAAGTGGCTGATGGTGTCGGCACTGGCGCAGGATGAGGGTGTGCTGGAGCGCATCAAGGCAATCCTGGCGGCGCCCGACTTCCCCAAGTCCAATCCGAACCGGCTACGCTCACTGCTCGGCTCGTTCGTGATGAGCAATCCGGCGCAATTCACCCGCCCTGATGGCACGGCGTTCCGCTTCATTACTGACGTCGTGGCCGATATCGACACCCGCAATCCGCAGGTCGCGGCACGGGTGCTGACCGGCTTCCGTATCTGGCAAATGCTGGAGCCGCAGCGTCGCGAAGCAGCCCGTTCCGCGCTTACCGCGCTGCAGGCCGGCGGCAAGCTCAGCCGCAACACGGCCGATATCCTGGCGCGCATGCTGGCGGAGTAACGCAAGCGCAAAATAGAAGAATTTTTCTTCTGCCGCTAAGTGATTCAAACGACTCTCGAATTTGCCTAACGGCGTCCAGGCCCCGATTGAGGGGTCTGGACAAGGCACCCCGGCTTGATTCATGCTTTGTTAAGGGCAAATCGGGTTAGGGCAAACCCATATCATTTACAGGAGAATTCCATGCGGTCGGCGGAGCAATCCGGCGCCGGCGCCGAAGGATTCGGCGCGGGCCAAGTACAGTCCGAGTTTGACCGCCCCAAGGACCGCGTGGCCGCTCCCTCTTCTCTGGCCGCTCGTTTCCGGGTCTCTCCCATCACGGCTGCCGTGGCGCTGACCTCGCTGCTCGCGGCAACCCTGTTTTTCATCTATGACAGCGCTCGAACCCTTGATGACGTGCAGCGCGAGCTGGCCATGATCGGCACCGCCATTGCCGCTGACATTGCCGAGGTTTCCCCGGAATCCGCAGAAGTGGCGCTCAAGGACTCAGCGGGCCGTTATGCCAGCATCATCAAGGCCAGCCTGACCGGCGCTGACGCCGCCGCACCGACCCTGTTCGGCCAGGCCGTGCCCCTGGGCTCGCATGGCACGCTGGCTCTCGAAGCCGCGCAAATGCCGGCTTTGACGGGCATGGCCACCCGCAGCGGCGTTGCCTTCGGGCTGGCCGCACTCATCACCCTGCTCGTTGCATTCAGGCGCCGTCGAGCAGGCATGCCTGACCTGCTACAGCGCCAGAATTACCAGACGCTGGCCGCCGCCATCCCCATGGGCGTGGCCTGCTGGACGCGGATGGGCGAACTGATCGTCTGCAATGACCGCTATCGCGATCGGCTGAACCTGGCAGGCGTCAAAGTCAGCTATCATGATGCGGTCAAACGCCTGATCGCTCGGGGCTATATGAAACCGATCAGCGAGGACGAGCATAGCCGCCTGCTCGAGCTGCATGGCGAAGACGGCTCATGCCTGCTGATCGACGAGCGCCCGCTGGACGATGGCGCGTTCATGACGCTGGTCAGCGACATTACCGAACGCAAGCGCACCGATACCCTGCTCGCCGCGATCCGCGAGGAGCAACGCCATCTGGCACGGCGCTATCACGAGGAAAAGCTGCGGGCCGAGGCCGCCAGCCACGCCAAGACCAATTTCCTCGCCCATCTCAGCCACGACATTCGCACGCCGCTCAACCACATCATCGGCTTTGCCGAGTTGATGCGGCACCAGACCTATGGGCCGCTGGGCGATGCGCGCTATGCCGATTATGTCAATTCCATCAAAAGCTCGGGCGAGCATCTGCTGGCTTCGTTCGCCACCATTCTTGATCTGGCGGAGCTTGAGGGCGGCCGCAAGGAATTGCGCAGCGAGCCCGTCTCGGTCGATGCCCTGCTCGATAGCGTGGTGCAGCGCTTCCGCGGCCAGGCGCAGCGGGCCGGGGTGAGTTTTGCCCTGCGCCAAGGCTGCGGCGCCATCGTCACCGGCGACCGGCTGGGGCTGCAGCGCATGGTTGGCAATATCGTTGAGAACGCCATCCGCTTCACCCCGGCGCGGGGCCGGATCACGCTGGCCGCCTTCGCCGCCACCGATGGCGTGGTGATTGAAATCACCGATACCGGCATCGGCATGGATGAGGAGCGGCTGGCTTCGCTGTCGCAGCCCTTCGCGCTGGGCGATGCCACCTTTACGCGTGACGGCGTGGGTCCGGGACTGGGCATTTCGATTGCGCGCGCCATTGCCGAACTGAGCGGGGGCCGACTGGCGATTGATTCCAGCCCGTCGCTGGGGACCACTGTGGCGATATCGCTGCCGGCGCAGCTCGCCAGCCAGGCGCTGGAGGTCGCGGCCTGATGCTCAACCGGGATTGGCATAAGACCTACCGCATGCCTGAGCACCCGACGCTCGACCAGAGAGTGGACTGGCATCTGGCACATGCCATCGCCTGTGGCTGCCGGGAAATGCCTGACACGATCAAGCGTGAGATCGAGAAGCGCGGCCTTGCCGTTCCGGAGCGGAACCGGCCGAACTAGCTACAGCCCCTTGGCCTTCTCATACCAGGCATCGGCCGCGTCCTGCACTTCAGCACGCATGGCTGCCAGATCCAGTTCCAGGCGCCCGAAATCGGGGTAATGGGTCAGGCCAGCCAGCAATTCCTTGAAGGCTGCGGTCCACGCCTCCTCCTTGAACGGGCTGACCAGGGCCGAACTCATTACCTGTAGCACGGTGGAATAGACCTCGTGGATTTCGGCCAGTCGCATGCCCTGCGGCACCAGTCCCGTCTGGCCGAGCCGGGCGAGGACTTGCGCCGTCAAAGCCTGCGGCAGCGCCACGGTCGCGCCGGCAACCAATTGGGCGGATTGGGCGATGAATTCGAGATCGACCAGGCCACCCTTGGCGAGCTTGAGATCGAAGGGATGTCGTGCGGGGCGCTCCTTGGCCATCAGCGCCCGCATGGCGACGACATCAGCAATCGTGGTGGCCGCGTCGCGCGGCTGGGCCATGACCTGCCCTACTGCCGCATCGACCTGAGAACCGAAATCGCCATCGGCGGCGACCACGCGGGCGCGGCTGAGCGCCAGATGCTCCCAGGTCCAGGCATTGTCGCGGTGATAGGCGCGGAAACCAGCAATGGCCGTGGCGAGTGGGCCGGCATTGCCGGAGGGCCGCAGCCGCATATCGGCCTCATAGAGCACGCCTTCGGCGGTGGGCGCGGTGATGGCGCTGACAAGGCGCTGGGTGAGGCGAGTATAGTAATGATTGGTGCTCAGCGGCTTGTCGCCGGTGGATTCCCCATCGGGCGCGTCATAGAGCAGGATGAAATCGAGGTCCGACGTCACCGTCATTTCGCGGCTGGCCATTTTGCCGAAGGCGAGCAGCGCCACGCGACCGCCGGGCATGGCGCCATGGCGGCGTTCGAATTCGGTGCGCACGCTGCCGAACAGGCGATTGAGCAGGGTTTCCGCAAGGGCGGTAAACTGCTCCCCGGCCCCGCTGGCGCTGACGGTGCCGGAGAGCAGGCCTGCCGCGATGAGGAATTTTTGCTCCTGCCCAATGATACGGGCGCGATCGATGATCTCCTCATAGGAGCGCGCTTCGGCCAGGAACGCGTCGACCTTGGCGACCAGCACGTCGCGATGGGTCACGTCATTGGCGAAGGCGGGATCGATCAGGCCATCCATGACATGGGCGCGGTGGATCACCGCTTCGGCCATACGCGGCGCCGAGGCCAGCAGTTGCACTAGCAGCGTGCGCAGATGCGGATGGCTGCGCAGCAGCGCGAAGAGTTGGACGCCGGTCGGCAGGCGCGAGAGGAAATTGTCGAAGCGGGCCAAAGCCTCGTCCGCGTTGCCAGCATTGCCCAGGGTCACCAACAGGGCCGGCAGCAATTCGGTGAGGTGCGCGCGGGCGGCAGAGGCGCGGGTGGCAGGATAGCTGCCATAGTGCCATTTGCGCACGGTTTCGATGGCCTGGTGCGGATCGGCAAAGCCCATGGCGGCCAAGGTTTCGAGCGTACCCGGATCGTCGTCACTGCCGGTAAAGACCAGATTGCCTTCGCCGCTGCCCAGCGTTTCGCCTTCGGTGAAGAGTTCCGAATAATAGCCGACGACGCGTTCCAGCGCGGCGCGATAGCCGTTTTCAAACTGGATCAGGTCGGGCTCGCCCATCAGCCGGCCGATGATGGCAACCTCCTCCGCCGTCGCGGGCATGACATGGGTCTGCTCGTCGCGCAGCATCTGCAGGCGATTTTCCACGGCGCGCAGGTACCAATAGGTCTGGGTCAGCTCGGTGGAGGCCTTGGGCGTGATCCAATTGGCGTCAGCCAAAGCGGCCAAAGCATGCGCAGTCGGCTTGACGCGCAGGGCCTTATCGCGGCCGCCGGCGATCAATTGCTGGGTCTGGGTGAAGAATTCGATCTCGCGAATGCCGCCGCGCCCGAGCTTCACATTGTGCGCCTCGACGCGGATATCGCCGACATTCTTGGCGATATTGATCTGGCGCTTCATGGCCTGGATATCGGCAATGGTCGCGAAATCCAGATGCTTGCGCCAGACATAGGGCGCCAGCTCCTTGAGGAAGGCTTCGCCCACCTGCTTGTCGCCGGCGCAGGCGCGCGCCTTGATCCAGGCGGCGCGTTCCCAATTCTGGCCGCGGCTTTCGTAATAGGCCAAAGCCGCGTCGAAGGAGATGGCGACGGGTGTCGAGCCCGGATCGGGACGCAGGCGCAGATCGGTGCGGAAGACATAGCCATGCTCGCGCCGCTCCTCCATCAGCCCGACCAGCTTCTGGATCATGCGCGAATAGACCTTGGTCGCCTCCGCGGGATTGGCAAGCACACCCTTGTCGGGATCGTAGAAGACGACGATGTCGATATCGGAGGAATAGTTCAGCTCCTGCCCGCCATGCTTGCCCAGGGCGAAAATGGCGAGACCCGATTGCGCGGCGGTGGCCTGCTCCGGCGGGATGGCCAACAGCCCCTTGGTGCTGGCCTGGCGCATCAGGAAATCCAGCGCTGCATCGAGGGCGGCGTCGGCAAGGTCGGACAGTGCGGCGGTGGCTTGCGCCGTGGTCCAGACGCCGCCGGTTTCGGCCACCGCCGCCAGCAGCGCCGTACGGCCTTTGGCAATGCGCAGGACGGGCGAGAGCGCAGCCTCGTCAGCGGCCTCACGGCCCGCCGTTTCGACGGCGGCGGTGATATCGGCAAAGGCGCCATCGGCGGTGTCGGAGAGGGCTCCGGCCAGCCAATCGGCATTGGTCTGTGCCAGGTCGAGCAGATAGGGCGCTGATTCAAGTAACGGCCCCAGCGTCTTGGCAGCGTTGGCAATTATACCGCGTTGGTCGGCCGGGAGCTCAGCGAGCCAGGCATCAAAACGGGGATGAGCGATCGGCGGCAGGGAGCGGAGCGAAATGACCATGAAAAAGGGATAGCTTGGCGGGTGGGGCAGAGCAAGCTGTGGGCAGGTGAGTTGCTTGCTTCGCCCCAACAAACACGGTGTCATCCCCGCGAAAGCGGGGACCTCTGTTTTGGTGGGCAAGGGAGGGAAACGGAGGACATTGGGGTGAAATGGGCATTGAAGCATGGGCGGGCGCAGCACCCCTCACCCTGTCATTTCTGCTGAACGCAGAAATGCCGTCCCTCTCCCTCAAGGGGCGAGGGGAAGAAAGGGCTAGGCGCCTGGTAGATCGATCACGGCGCGGACGCCAGGGGCATTGTCTTCGATCCGGAAGGTCCCGCCATGCAGCCGCGTCACCGCGTCCACCAGCGAGAGCCCCAAGCCGGACCCCGTTTCTGACCGGCTTTTTTCCAGCCGGACGAAGCGTTCCAGCACCCGTTTGCGGTCTTCCTCGGGAATGCCGGGCCCGTTATCGGCGACGTCGATCAGAACGCGTCCGCCATCGGTGCGCAAGCCCACATTGATGCGGCCCGTGCCTTCGCCTTCGGGCTTGGCGTATTTGACGGCATTTTCGAGCAGGTTGACCATGGCCTGGCCGATCAGTTCGCGATTGGCCCGCAGGTGGACGCCTTCGGCAATGGCGGTTTCGACCACAATGCCCTCGTCCTCGGCCACCGGCCCATAAAGCTCGGCCACATCGGCCACGACGGCGCTGACATCGACATCGCTGAAAGCGCCGGAGGGGGCACCGGCTTCGGCGCGGGCGATCATCAGCAGGGCATTGAAGGTCTGGATCAGGCGGTCGCTCTCGGCGATGGTGGTTTCGAGCGCGGCCTGCCGCGACTGGTCGCTGGCGCCGTCGCGCAATGCCGACTCGGCCTGGTTGCGCAGGCGCGTCAGGGGCGTCTTGAGGTCGTGGGCGACATTGTCGGTGACTTCCTTGAGGCCCTGCAGCAGCGCCTCGATACGGTCGAGCATGGCATTGAGATTGGTGGCCAGGCCATCGAACTCGTCCTGCCGCTTGGTGATCGGGATGCGCTCGGAGAGATTGCCCGACATGATCTTGGTGGAGGTGTCGCGGATGGTGTCGATGCGGCGCAGCACGCGGCGCGCGGTGACCCCGCCCGCGATCAGGGAGAACAGGATAATGCCCAGCACGCCGAACATGAAGCTCTGGATGATGATGGCCGAATAGCCGCGCCGCTCCACCACGTCGCGCCCCACCACGAGGCGCAGGCCATTGCTCAGTTCCACCGAGCGAACCAGGGCATAGCCCGAACGCGGCGGGCGGATATCGGGCAGGCCGGATCCGGCGAGCGGATTGGACCGCTCATAGGCAAAGCTGTAGACGCCCGG
Proteins encoded in this region:
- a CDS encoding putative bifunctional diguanylate cyclase/phosphodiesterase, whose protein sequence is MSLFDRLAGRYAPRPKNQELALAQARSFIRQAPVLYAILVANSILLALTQSTAPAMLRYGVPCLLILACLARLGMWWSKRHRDLTGEQAAALLTSTTYVAISLSLAFSAWALALFPHGDAFQQAHVVFYMAITSICCLFCLSYLRVAAALSALGVLVPFFGFFAFSGNPVLLVLAINLLLITLALLVVVAGNSRDFAALVASRSETARQQDEAQNLYAENERLAHLDSLTGLPNRHTFHRELQARLDAAAAAGKRLSVARLDLDKFKSVNEIFGHAAGDRVLQEVANRTRALGAYVARLDNAQFGLICDEPRTETQAAAWGETLCTVVRRPFVFAEASLHVTASAGVALSQPGDRAEILFDRADYVTSVAKREARGGAVVFSARHEEEISRVRAMEHALHTADLDEEIYVLFQPQFDISLDRVTGYEVLARWRSPVLGEVSPADFIPMAEHSGIVPKITQAVVRKALAVIDQLPPPMRLSVNLSAHDVSSMTAIEGIVSLIGKAGTPCRIDFEITETAVMGDMQQANAALLALLALGSRIALDDFGTGHSSLTHVQKLPLDRIKIDRSFVAVVNSDATSRAIIKTTIDLCRNLGVSCVFEGIETEEQLEALLGLGGSVMQGYLFGRPMTQQMMLEKLSSPQPGWQASRNRLFGAGK
- a CDS encoding ABC transporter ATP-binding protein; its protein translation is MLRWFERRLEAYPSTEPTEPPKGLLAFCLYYSQGAKKWLALMAFAAAAVAIGEIIIFGFIGDVVNWLAGANPDTFLQTDGWKLALMGAMVIFVLPAFALVSTLTMHQTLLGNFPQRIRWMSHRYLIRQSMSYFQDEFAGRIGAKLMQTSLAVREVVMKLLDMLVYVVVYFTGAVILAASADWRLAIPFLVWLAAYVSMMFYFIPRMGKISQAQADARSMMTGRIVDSYTNIATVKLFSHSNREEGYAKEAMDEFLDTVYRQMRLFTVLNMLVLWSNALLLFAVGATGIWLWMQGLMSPGALAVSLGLVMRFQGMSQWVMWEMSALFENIGTVKDGIASFSLPRVVSDAPGAQPIGTVKGDIKFENVSFHYGKKTGVIDHLNLHIRPGEKIGLVGRSGAGKSTIVNLLLRFYDRADGHIFVDGQDIAKVTQDSLRANIGVVTQDTSLLHRSVRDNIVYGRPDATEEMMREAADLAEATSFIEGLSDLQGRKGFDAHVGERGVKLSGGQRQRIAIARVLLKNAPILVLDEATSALDSEVEAAIQGQLQLLMKGKTVIAIAHRLSTIAMMDRLVVLDKGVVVEQGTHAQLLETGGIYASLWHRQSGGFIDADQPEEAAQ
- the pepN gene encoding aminopeptidase N; this encodes MRTETEHTIYLKDYAPSPYKITAVDLDFRILADTTRVRALLTIEPQAETAPGTPLVLDGDGLKLSSVAIDGAPLALVAYAADDNGLTIIEPPLRRFVLETEVTLKPEGNLKLMGLYRSSGTWCTQCEPEGFRRITYYLDRPDNLATFKVTMTAPRDLAPVLLANGNLVGQGDAGDGMHFAVWEDPFPKPAYLFALVAGDLGSITDSFTTASGRKVDLAIYCEHGKEDQCLWAMDSLKRSMAWDEKRFGREYDLDIFNIVAVSDFNFGAMENKGLNIFNDKLVFAQPATATDADYENIERVIAHEYFHNWTGNRITCRDWFQLCLKEGLTVYRDQEFTSDERSRAVKRISDVVTLRSAQFPEDGGPLAHPARPDQYREINNFYTPTVYEKGAEIVRMLATLLGEAGFRKGMDLYFERHDGEATTIEAFLAVFAEANGVDLEQFKTWYLQAGTPRLTMSDSYDAVSQTYTLKLSQETLPTPGQLTKQALVLPIKFGLIGPNGSPMGWSAVSGGEVRDDMIVLREASAEITFKGIANKPVPSLLREFSAPVNLDTNLTQDDRLFLAQHDSDPYGRWQALQDVATALAVDAATGKPWSDAAVAGLSRAMADTLANKDLDDAFKALALGLPGEAVIGRTIGKDIDPARIHEVRNALTKAVFGPLGRDLLIAYTNLSSTLPYQPDAASTGRRALRNRVLALLVGSEAAGASALAASQYAEATNMTDRYAALTILGSAWTAEAPTVLADFRTRFTANPLVFDKWLMVSALAQDEGVLERIKAILAAPDFPKSNPNRLRSLLGSFVMSNPAQFTRPDGTAFRFITDVVADIDTRNPQVAARVLTGFRIWQMLEPQRREAARSALTALQAGGKLSRNTADILARMLAE